Within Pseudomonas brassicacearum, the genomic segment ACTCAGCACTTTGCCCGTCGCGTCCCTCAGGTTGGCGCTGCCCAGCAATGGCAGTTCCACGATCGGCCCGGGGACGACGTTCCAGACGCCGAAGGTCTGGCCGAAATCGGCCTTGTGGCGCTCGATGCCCAGCTTGCCCGACACGTCGATCAGCCCGCCGATGCCCGCCGTGGTGTTGATGACGAATCGCCCCAGTGTGTTGACCGAGCGCTGGGCATTGCCTTGCAGCAAGTCGTTGATGAATACCTTGGGCTCACCGAAGTTCGCCACGAAGTTGTGGACACCGGCCTGGAACACCTCCGGCAACTTGAGATAACCACGGGCAACGGGGGCCAGCGCATAGTCATCCACGGTCCGGTTGAACGCAAAGATGCCGCGGTTGACTGGTTCTGCGGGATCGTGAACGGTATAGGTCGCGCGGTCACAGGAACCTGGTTTTGCAGCTGGCGTGCTGGAGCAACCGCTGGCGAGTACCGCCAATACAACCACGACGGTGGAGCGAACGAACAGCGGAGCGGGCTTGGTGATCGGCATACAGGGTTATCTCGGCGAGGAATGGGAGGCTTGCTGCCTATGCCGATCACAAGCCAAACACCAAATTCCTGGGGCGAGGGAGCAAGCTCGCGCTGGGTCTGTAGGAGCTGACGAGCGAAGCGAGGCTGCGATCTTTCCACTGCCAATTGAGTCTGGAGCGAAAGATCAAAAGATCGCAGGCTTCGCCAGCGCCTACAGAGCCCAGCACATCCCTTTGCCACAGAAGCAGCGTTGGCGTGTGGTTTAACTGACCGACATCAACGCCATCCTGCCGCCGTTTTTTTGCCCGCAGATTTCCAGAACATTGCCCGCTGGCAACTTTATTGCCGGATTGAAATATATGACGCAGCCCCTGGATTGACCCTAGTATCGCCTCCTGTATTCATTACCCTGCGTGCCCACCGTGAGCCATTTATTACTGGTGGACGATGACCTCGAAGTCCTCGCCCTCTTGCGCAAGTTCCTCGAACAACATGGCTACAGCGTGGACGTGGCCGCCGATGGCAACGCCTTGTGGCAGGCGGTGGAGCGTCGGGTGCCGGACCTCATCATCCTCGACGTCATGCTGCCGGGCGACAACGGCCTGGTGCTCTGCCAACGACTGCGGGCCGAGCACACCGTCGGCATCATCATGCTCACCGCCATGGGCGAATTGAGTGACCGCGTCGTCGGCCTGGAGCTGGGCGCGGACGATTACCTGACCAAGCCCTTCGACGCCCGCGAGCTGTTGGCCCGGGTGCGTGCCGTGCTGCGGCGCACTGGCGAAGCCCTAGGCACATTGAACGACTCATCGCGACCGATCCTGGAGTTCGAAAACTGGCAACTGGACGTCACCCGGCGCGAACTGCGCTCACCAGACAAGGTCATGATCCCGCTGTCGGCCGGAGAGTTCGAACTGCTGCTGGTGTTTGCCGAACACCCGCGCCGGGTGCTGACTCGTCAGCAGTTGCTGGACCTGGCACGCGGCGAAACCTTCGAGGCGTTCGACCGCAGCATCGATGTCCAGGTCAGCCGCCTGCGGCGCAAGTTGGAGACCGACGTCACCGGCGCGTCGATGATCCGCACCGTGCGCAACAGCGGCTACCTCTTCAGCCCCTACGTGGTGAAGCGATGAAGCGCCCGGGCACCCATCTCCCACGGGACACGGTGGCGCGCTGGATCGCCCTGACCACCCTGATCGCCATGCTCACGTTGCTGGCCCTCAATCAGCTGTTCAGCCTGCTGGCCGGCGCCTGGGCGCGCCCGCCGCTGATGGAAACCGGCCTGATGGAAAAGGCCTCCGCCATCACCCGCATCATCGACTCCGTCGCCCCCGAACAACGACCCGATATTGCCAGGGCCGCCAGCAACCAGACATTCAACGCGCAATGGTTGCATCGGTATGAAGACGCCCGGTTGCCGGTGATCGACAACCCGGGGTTCAGTGAAGGCTCGGCGTTACTGCGCCAGCAGTTGGGCCGGTCGGACGCCAGGATCGAAGCCTACGAACCGAGCGACTGGCCGGCCGATCAACCCGACGCACGCTACGCGGTGATCATCGAGCTGGTCGACCATTCGTGGGTGATCTTCTCCGTGCCCTCGCGCAGCTGGGGGCTGGGGGAGTGGGCGCGCAACGGGATTATCATCGCGCTGATCCTGCTGTCGACGTTGATCGTCGCACTGATCGCCACCCGGCACCTGGCCGCCCCGCTGGAACGCTTTGCCGAAGGCGCCCGGCGCTTTGGCGTCGACCACCAGGCGCCACCGATTCCGGTCATCGGCCCCCACGAAATCCGCCAGGCGATCCTCGCCTTCAATGCCATGCAGGCCCAGCTCAAGCACTTTTTGCAGGACCGCACGCAGATGCTCGCCGCCATCTCCCATGACTTGCGCGCGCCGTTGACCCGCATGCGCCTGCGCGGGGAGTTCATCGAGGATGCCGAGCAGCAATCGCGCTTGTTCAGGGACGTGGACGAAATGCAGGCGATGATCAACTCAGCCCTGGAATTCTTCCGCGACGATGCCCGGCTGGAACATGCCACCGCGTTCGACCTGGCCGAGCTGCTGCACACCATCGTCGATGACCTCAAGGACGCCGGTACCGAGGTCGCGTTCGAAGGTGCCCAGCGCTTGGTCTATGTCGGTCGTCCCATCGGCATCAAACGTGCCTTGGTCAACCTGATCGACAACGCGATCAAATATGGCGGCGCGCCAACTGTTCGCCTCGAAGCCAACGCCAATCGTGTGGACATTCGCATTCTGGATCGCGGACCGGGCATCGCCGCGCAATACCTTGAGCAGGTCTTCACGCCGTTCTTTCGCATCGAAGGCTCACGCAACAAGCACACCGGCGGTGTCGGGCTGGGCCTGTCGGCGGCCCGAGCGACGGTGCTGGAGCATGGCGGCACGCTGACCCTGAGGAATCGACGCAGTGGCGGGTTGGAGGCCAGGGTCTCGCTACCGCTTGACTGAAGTGACCGATGTATCGATCCGCGCTAAACAATCAGCGCCTTCCTCGGTAGGATGTCCGGTTTTTCCGGCCTGGAGCCTGCGCTTTGGAAGGCGTTCTTGTTTATATCGCTCGGCTCCAAGTGCCATCGCTCGCGCTCATTGTAGGAGCTGCCGAGCGAAGCGAGGCTGCGATCTTTCCCCAGACACTTGAGTCTCAAGCGAAAGATCAAAAGATCGTCCGAACGCGGCCCGAGCCTGCGGCAGCTCCTACAGGCCCAGCGGGAGCAAGCTTGCTCGACAGACAGGCATCGACGGCGCCAAACCAAGGAATTCACCGATGATTCTTATCATTTACGCGCACCCCTACCCCGACAAGTCGCAGGTCAACCAGCAGATGCTCAAGCGAGTGTCGACCAACCCGGACGTGGTCATACGTTCGCTCTACGCGCTTTACCCCAACTTCGACATCGACGTCGAGGCGGAACAGCGAGCGGTGGAACAAGCAGAACTTGTCGTCCTCCAGCACCCGATGTACTGGTACAGCACACCGCCCCTGCTGAAACTGTGGATCGATAAGGTCTTCACCCACGGCTGGGCCTATGGCAAAGGCGCCACGGTCCTCAAGGACAAGGGCCTGCTATGGGCCGTCAGCACCGGCGGCGATCACGCGCATTTTGCGATCGGCGACTATCCCGATTTTTCGGCGCTGGCCCAACCGCTCCACGCCACCGCCATTTATTGCGGCATGCGCTGGCTGGAGCCGGTGGTCGTGCATGGCGCCTATGCCGCCGACCCTGAGGCCCAACGCGCCCAAATCGAACATTACGGCGAACGCCTGGCCGCCTGGAAGGAAGATTGAGATGCAGACGCACAGCCTGATTGAAATGCTCATCTACCTGGCCTCGGCGACGTTGATCGTGCCGATTGCCGTTCGGTTTGGCCTGGGCCCGGTGCTGGGTTACCTGCTGGCCGGGTGCGTCATCGGCCCGTGGGGGCTGAAGCTGATTACCGATGTGAAGGCCATCCTGGAGTTCGCTGAAATCGGCGTGGTCCTGATGCTGTTCATCATCGGCCTTGAACTCGATCCCAAACGGCTCTGGGCCCTGCGCAGGATGGTGTTTGGTGGCGGTGCCCTGCAGATGCTCGCCTGTGGTGCCGCCATTGGCTTGTTCTGTACGGCCCTTGGCCTGAACTGGACGGCAGCGCTGCTGGTGGGCCTGACCCTGAGCCTGTCCTCCACCGCCATCGCCATGCAGGCGATGAACGAGCGCAACCTGACCGCCACTGCGGTGGGCCGCAGCAGCTTTGCCGTGCTGCTGTTCCAGGACATCGCGGCCATTCCCCTGGTGGCGATGATTCCCTTGTTGTCGGCCCACGGCGCCACACCTTCGGGCACAGCGCTGTTGCTATCGATTGGCAAGATCGTCGCCGCCATCGGCATTGTCGTGCTGCTGGGACGCTACGTGACCCGACCGCTACTGCGCTTCGCCGCACGCTCAGGCTTGCGGGAGATTTTCAGTGCCGTGGCGCTGTTCCTGGTGTTCGGTTTCGGTTTTCTGCTGGAGGAAGCCGGTTTGTCGATGGCCATGGGCGCGTTTCTCGCCGGGGTGCTGCTGGCCAGCTCCGAATACCGACACGCGTTGGAAAGCGACATCGAACCGTTCAAGGGCCTGCTGCTGGGCCTGTTTTTCATCGGCGTCGGCATGTCGATCGATTTCGGCACCCTGATCGACGCGCCGCTGAAGGTGCTCACCCTGACCCTGGGTTTCATCCTCATCAAGCTGTTGGTGATCAAGGCCGCGGGTCGCTTCCTCAACGTTCCCGCCGGCCAGCGCTCCTGGCAGGCGGTGTTGCTGGGCCAGGGCAGCGAATTCGCCTTCGTGGTGTTCGGCGCGGCGACCGTGGCCGGCATCTTGACCGATCAATGGGGCAAGAGCCTGACCCTGGCGGTGGCCTTGTCCATGTGCCTGACGCCCTTGCTGATCGTGTTGCTGGATCGGTTCGAGTCCGTCGCCAAGAAAAACAAACGCGAATCCGACCTTGTCGACCAGCAGAATCCGCGGGTGATCATCGCCGGGTTCGGCCGTTTTGGGCAGATCGCCGGACGCCTGTTGATGTCCTGCGGCGTCGAGGTGGTGGTATTGGATCACGACCCTGACAACATCGAGACCCTGCGCAAGTTCGGTGTGAAAGTCTTTTATGGCGACGCCACGCGCCTGGATCTGCTGCATGCAGCCGGCGCGGCCCAAGCGGTGGTGCTGATCAACGCGATCGACAATCGGGAAGACAACCTGGCGCTGACCCAACTGGCCCAGGAGCACTTCCCTGCGTTGCAGTTGATCGTGCGCGCGCGGGACATGGGGCACCTCATCACCCTTCGGCAAATGGGTGTGGAGGCCGCCGAGCGGGAAACCTTCGAGAGCGCGCTGTCACTGGGTCGCAGTGCGCTGGAGCGCATGGGTGTCGGGGCTTACGAAGCGCGTGAGCGGGCAGACCAGTTCCGCCGGCTAAACCTCAGGATGCTGGAGGAGATCGTCGCCCAGCCGGAAGACGACCTCAAGTTCCGCCACGATGCCTACCAGCGTGCCAATGCGCTGCTCACGGACATGTTCAACGAAGACCGTGCCCGCCCGGTCGACAACTGGCAGGAACACCACCGTAACGAAACGGATAAAAGCGATGCCTAGACGCTGATACTGTTCATCGGAGGTACGTGGGGGCTTGCTCCCGCGGGGTTCTGTAGGAGCTGCCGAAGGCTGCGATCTTTTCGCTTGGGACTCAGGTGACTGGGGAAAGATCGCAGCCTCGCTTCGCTCGACAGCTCCTACGTGCGAACAGCATTGCAGCCAGACCGCTGTCTTTTTAGTCTGCCCCAACCAACCCGTCCAGCTCGGCCAGCATCGGCGCAGGAATCGTCAGCTCACTCGCCGTGAGGTTCTCCCGCAGGTGCGCCAACGATGATGTACCGGGAATCAGCAGGATATTCGGCGCTCGTTGCAGCAGCCACGCCAGGGCCACGCACAGCGGTGACGCCTGCAGCCGCGCCGCCACGCTGGAAAGGGTCTGCGATTGCAGCGGTATGAAGCCGCCCAGGGGGAAGAACGGCACGTAAGCGATGCCCTGCCGGCCCAAGTCAGCGATAAGTTGTTCGTCGTCGCGATGGGTCAGGTTGTAGTGGTTCTGCACGCAGACCACTTGGGCAATGCCCTGGGCCTGCTTGACCTGCGCGGCCGTGACGTTGCTCAGGCCCAGGTGGCGGATCAGGCCTTGGCGCTGCGGCTGAGCGGCAAATCCGCTTCGAGCCTCAGCGATGCCGTCCGCCGGATGGAAAGCCGGCTCGGTGTGCGCCTGCTCAACCGCACCACCCGCAGCGTGGTCCCGACCGAAGCCAGTGCCCGGTTGATGGAACGCATCGTCCCGGCCCTGGGCGAAGTCGAAGCGGCGATGGACGTGGTCAACGACTTTCGCGACCATCCTTCGGGCACCCTCAGGTTGAACGTGCCGGTCAGCGCCGCCCGGCTGGTGTTGCCAGCGATCATCACACCGTTCCTGAAAAGCTACCCCGACATCCGCCTGGAAGTGGTCACCGAAGAGAGCTTTGTCGACATGCTCGCGGCTTGCTGTGACGCGGGCATTCGCTACGACGAACGCCTGGAGCAAGACATGATCGCCCTCCCCATCGGCCCCCGCTTCCAGCGCTTCGCCGCTGAGGGCTTTCGTGGACTTCATCCATGCACAACGGGATGGGAGCGAGCCTGCTCGCGATGGCGGTAGTGCATTCACCCCGTTGCCCGCTCGTCTCCCCGCCGCAAGGATTTTCGAACCAAGCATTTCGTCATGGGTTCGGACCTACATGACACCGCTGAAAGCCCCGCTGACGCGCTTCGACGTCACGGCTTGAACGGCGGGTAGATCAAGGCTTCTTTGGGTTTCACTGCCGGGAGTTTTCGTTATGTGTGACGGTCTTGTTCAACACGTTTCTTCAAAAGACTCCCTGGCGTATTTAGCCCAGCGAGACCCGCCCGGCAGCCGTTTCGGTACAAGCGTGACGCCCCTGGATCTGCACGTGACAACGCCGCCCAGGGCCCAGGACGGACACAACCTGATCAAGCCAAACATGCAGGTCAGCGCCATTCGCCGTCGTGGTGGTCACTTGGAGTGCATCAAGGTTCGCTGGGGCTGGTCGCCGATCTGGTCGGTCGGAACGATGCCACCGCTGACGCATCTGCCCTTGCATCTGGTCATGCGCTCCAAGGTCTTCGACCCCATCAAGCACGAAGGCCGCGTACTGGTCGCCGTGGAGGGTTGGTATGAATCGCAAGCAACCACCTCGCCCTCCCAAGCGCAGCACCTCACCTACACGACCGACCGGCAATCGGCGCCAATCTTCCTCGCCGCCCTGGCCCAGGCCAGCGAGACCCCGTTTGGCTGTGACGGCCTGGCCCTGGTGACGTATGGCGACATTGCCAACCAGCAGCAGCGGGTACTGGCCTTCAGTGCCGAAGATGCGCTCGACTGGCTGCAGCCCGCGCTGGGATGGGAACAGGCACAACAACTGGCCGCACGCCTCAACGGCGCGCAACCGCCCCTTGAACCGGCGATGACAACCCAACGTCCGGCCCAGGGCGGCCTTTGATTCTGGGAGATCAGTTATGTACGTGATCATGGGCGCCACGGGCCACGCGCATGAGCGCTGTCAGCCTCGACAGCGGCTTCGATGTGGGCGACGACACCTTGCACGGCACCACGACGCTGGAGGCCTACATCCAGGCACGGGTACAAAACAGCGATTGGGAGCGCACGGGTAAAGGAATGCAGGAACGGCGCAGCAATGGACGGTAAACTGCGGCGGTCCTTTTTCTTTTCCAGCATGAGGCTTTGCATGAGCAACCCAGATATCACGTTTATTCCAGATCCGGACGCGGACTCCATTTCCTCCGACGTCGCCGGTTTCGGCGGCCTGCTGGTTTCCACGCAAATCCCCACCCACGCCGACGGCAGCCTGGAACTGGGCGACATCACCCTGCAGAGCGAATGCACACTGCAAGCCCTCAAGACCGCCCTGGAAGGCGCCGGCAGTTCCATGGACCGGGTCCTGCACCTGACCATCTACCTGACCGACATGGCGGATCGCGCCGCGTTCAACGAAGTCTACAAACGCTTCTTCGCCAAACCTTGGCCGGTTCGCGCCGCCGTGGGCGTGGCCGCTTTGGCGGTTGAAGGAATGAAAGTGGAAGTGACGGCGATGGCGGCGAAGGGCTAAACGGGCGCACTGCTCTGTTCGACTGAGCAAGCGCTTTTGTGGCGAGGCAGCTTGCTCCCGCCGGACTGCGCCTGTAGGAGCTGTGTAGCTGTGTAGGAGCTGTCGAGTGCAACGAGGCTGCGATCTTGTCCCAGACAGTTGAGTCTCAAGCGAAAGATCAAGATCAAGATCAAAAGATCGCAGGCTTCGCCAGCTCCTACAGAACCCAGTTGCCTACAACTGCGCCAGCATCCGCCGGCTTGTGCGCCTGGGGGGCGGGCTCTATCGTTTCCGGGTCGCTGACGAATCAGCGATCGGGTTTGGTAGCCCGGCCTCTACATGACGCACGGCTCATTTTTTTGCAGGTGCCTTTCAGCATTTGTATTCAATGGTGGCTATGCGTAGGGCGCCCCCGGGCGCGCCGGTGTTCATGTGGACCGGTCTACCAACCTGCGTATGGCCACTACCCTTCGTTTGGTAGCGAGGG encodes:
- a CDS encoding VacJ family lipoprotein, with translation MPITKPAPLFVRSTVVVVLAVLASGCSSTPAAKPGSCDRATYTVHDPAEPVNRGIFAFNRTVDDYALAPVARGYLKLPEVFQAGVHNFVANFGEPKVFINDLLQGNAQRSVNTLGRFVINTTAGIGGLIDVSGKLGIERHKADFGQTFGVWNVVPGPIVELPLLGSANLRDATGKVLSFAVDPFGDNSSTVDTLGTINTVGGVVDGRAEALPLTDELRTQADYYAALRDATAQRRADFVAQGKLGAVAQGHPQCQGAEVGDE
- the kefC gene encoding glutathione-regulated potassium-efflux system protein KefC, producing the protein MQTHSLIEMLIYLASATLIVPIAVRFGLGPVLGYLLAGCVIGPWGLKLITDVKAILEFAEIGVVLMLFIIGLELDPKRLWALRRMVFGGGALQMLACGAAIGLFCTALGLNWTAALLVGLTLSLSSTAIAMQAMNERNLTATAVGRSSFAVLLFQDIAAIPLVAMIPLLSAHGATPSGTALLLSIGKIVAAIGIVVLLGRYVTRPLLRFAARSGLREIFSAVALFLVFGFGFLLEEAGLSMAMGAFLAGVLLASSEYRHALESDIEPFKGLLLGLFFIGVGMSIDFGTLIDAPLKVLTLTLGFILIKLLVIKAAGRFLNVPAGQRSWQAVLLGQGSEFAFVVFGAATVAGILTDQWGKSLTLAVALSMCLTPLLIVLLDRFESVAKKNKRESDLVDQQNPRVIIAGFGRFGQIAGRLLMSCGVEVVVLDHDPDNIETLRKFGVKVFYGDATRLDLLHAAGAAQAVVLINAIDNREDNLALTQLAQEHFPALQLIVRARDMGHLITLRQMGVEAAERETFESALSLGRSALERMGVGAYEARERADQFRRLNLRMLEEIVAQPEDDLKFRHDAYQRANALLTDMFNEDRARPVDNWQEHHRNETDKSDA
- a CDS encoding ATP-binding protein — protein: MKRPGTHLPRDTVARWIALTTLIAMLTLLALNQLFSLLAGAWARPPLMETGLMEKASAITRIIDSVAPEQRPDIARAASNQTFNAQWLHRYEDARLPVIDNPGFSEGSALLRQQLGRSDARIEAYEPSDWPADQPDARYAVIIELVDHSWVIFSVPSRSWGLGEWARNGIIIALILLSTLIVALIATRHLAAPLERFAEGARRFGVDHQAPPIPVIGPHEIRQAILAFNAMQAQLKHFLQDRTQMLAAISHDLRAPLTRMRLRGEFIEDAEQQSRLFRDVDEMQAMINSALEFFRDDARLEHATAFDLAELLHTIVDDLKDAGTEVAFEGAQRLVYVGRPIGIKRALVNLIDNAIKYGGAPTVRLEANANRVDIRILDRGPGIAAQYLEQVFTPFFRIEGSRNKHTGGVGLGLSAARATVLEHGGTLTLRNRRSGGLEARVSLPLD
- a CDS encoding SOS response-associated peptidase family protein encodes the protein MCDGLVQHVSSKDSLAYLAQRDPPGSRFGTSVTPLDLHVTTPPRAQDGHNLIKPNMQVSAIRRRGGHLECIKVRWGWSPIWSVGTMPPLTHLPLHLVMRSKVFDPIKHEGRVLVAVEGWYESQATTSPSQAQHLTYTTDRQSAPIFLAALAQASETPFGCDGLALVTYGDIANQQQRVLAFSAEDALDWLQPALGWEQAQQLAARLNGAQPPLEPAMTTQRPAQGGL
- the kefF gene encoding glutathione-regulated potassium-efflux system oxidoreductase KefF, producing MILIIYAHPYPDKSQVNQQMLKRVSTNPDVVIRSLYALYPNFDIDVEAEQRAVEQAELVVLQHPMYWYSTPPLLKLWIDKVFTHGWAYGKGATVLKDKGLLWAVSTGGDHAHFAIGDYPDFSALAQPLHATAIYCGMRWLEPVVVHGAYAADPEAQRAQIEHYGERLAAWKED
- a CDS encoding RidA family protein; translated protein: MSNPDITFIPDPDADSISSDVAGFGGLLVSTQIPTHADGSLELGDITLQSECTLQALKTALEGAGSSMDRVLHLTIYLTDMADRAAFNEVYKRFFAKPWPVRAAVGVAALAVEGMKVEVTAMAAKG
- a CDS encoding response regulator, which translates into the protein MSHLLLVDDDLEVLALLRKFLEQHGYSVDVAADGNALWQAVERRVPDLIILDVMLPGDNGLVLCQRLRAEHTVGIIMLTAMGELSDRVVGLELGADDYLTKPFDARELLARVRAVLRRTGEALGTLNDSSRPILEFENWQLDVTRRELRSPDKVMIPLSAGEFELLLVFAEHPRRVLTRQQLLDLARGETFEAFDRSIDVQVSRLRRKLETDVTGASMIRTVRNSGYLFSPYVVKR